A window of Macaca thibetana thibetana isolate TM-01 chromosome 7, ASM2454274v1, whole genome shotgun sequence genomic DNA:
CTTTGATACTTTCTTTTCCCAACTCTTTGTGGCCGGCAGGGGTTTAAAGCGGTTTGGCAGGTCTAGTGTGCAGCCCCTGGGTTTTCTCTATCCCCAGGAATATGCTGATCCCGGCCATACTGTTACCCTTGCCCTAGGTACTGGCACCCTTTGGGCTGCTCTTGCCTGGAATTTGAACCGAAGTTCAAATGAAACTTCTCCACCATGGGCCCCTCAAAGCTGAGACCTCTCCACCATGGGCCCCTCAAAGCCAGGCCTTCACCCTTGATAGAGCTTTTCCAGCCAGACCCAGGTTGTGGCGGTCTTGCTTTATGTGCCAGGGGAGGAGTCCTCAGAGACTGACTTTGCCTTCTTCATGGCCCAGCAGGCAGGTTCCCCATCTCAACTCTTCACTATCTGTCTTCTTATCCTCCTGTGGCCAACCTCAGAAGGCCTGTGTTTGGGGAGGGGGTTGTTAATGCCTTGGTTATACTTTTGAAAGAATAGATGGACTCCTGGCCAAGCGCagcagctcacgtctgtaatcccagcactttgggaggctgaggcgggcatatcacgaggtcaggagatcgagaccatcctgactaatatggtgaaaccccctctctactaaaaatacaaaaaaatattagccaggcatggtggcgggcgcctgtagttccagctacttgggaggctgaggcaggagaatggcatgaacctgggaggcggagcttgcagtgagctgagatctcgccactgcactccagcgagactccgtctctcaaataataataataaaaataataaagaatagatGGACTCCTACCACTCAAGCCCCCATCTTGGGAGGCTCTGTCTTCAGAGCCTCCTCCTATCCAGTGATGAGTATCTAGTGAGAGAAGGacggaaagaaaacaaagagcttTGCCACCAGCTCCTCCTATCCCCTGTCCCTTGGGTCTGCATTGCTCCCTAGGCTTTTCAGGGGCTTAGTTCAGAGATAACCTTAGGCTAAAAGGAAAGAGGGGGAACCAGTCCTTGCACAGCTGCTGGTAGCCTGATTCCACTGCACCTTCACACTCTGGAAGGGGAGTCCTGGGAAAACCCATACTGGAGGCCAGGGTCACTGCACCTGGGGCTGGGTAGGCTGCAGTGGGAGAGAAAGCAGGCAGGGGCAGGCCAGAGAGGGCTTCTCTCATTGCCCACCTTCTGTCCTGCAGGTTGGAAGTACTCCATGACACACACTCGGAGAAAGTCTCTTCCCATGCTGAGTTCGGGCCCCAGTGGCCGCCGAGAGCCCCTGCAGATGGAAGACAGCAACATGGAGCAGGGGGCTGAGGGTGTGGAGCCAGGCATGCCTGAGAGCCCAGGTCACCTCACAGGGCGCCGCAAGAACTACCCACTTCGTAAGCGCCCATTGGTTCCTGAGAAGCCCAAGGCCTGCAAAGTGCTGCTGACTCGCCTGGAGAATGTGGCCGGTCCCCGGAGTGCAGATGAGGCTGATGAGCTACCGCCTGACCTGCCCAagccccccagcccagccccatccAGTGAGGACCCTGGCCTTGCCCAGCCCCGCAAGCGGCGCCTGGCCTCCCTCAATGCCGAAGCTCTCAATAACCTGCTGCTGGAGCGAGAGGACACCGGCAGCCTGGCAGGCACCCGCCGCAGCCGAGCGGGGGATCCCCACCGCAGCCGGGACCGTGACCGTGCTACTGGGGGCTGGTCCTCCTCCAAGAAGCGGCCCCGGCTGGGGGACCTTGGAGGAGGAAGTCGGGACCTGTCTCCAGAGCCAGCGCCAGATGAAGGTCCCCGCCGAGATGGAGACCCAGCTCCCAAGAGACTGGCTAGCCTGAACGCAGCTGCTTTCCTAAAGCTGAGCCAGGAGCGGGAGCTACCCCTGCGTCTGCCTCGTGCCCATGCAGAAGTAGATGGGCGCTCCACTGAGCCCCCAGCACCCAAGGCCCCGAGGCCAAAGTGGCCCAAGGTCAATGGCAAGAACTATCCCAAGGCTTGGCAGGGGGCCAGCTCTGGGGAGGCTGCAGGCCCACCCGGCTGGCAAGGCTGCCCTGATGAGTCATGGCCATCTACAACTCCTCGCGGaccatccatccagccatctcATCAGCCCCTGAGCAAGGCTCTGGAGAGCCCTTTGGGGCTGCGCCCTCACCTACCCCTGCTGATGGGTGGACAGGCGGCTCTGAAGCCAGAGCCTGGGCGCCCAGGCGAGGAGTCACCCGCCCCTAAGCAGGAACTGCATCAGCCCTCGTTCCCCACACCTCAGCTGTCTCCGCTGCCGATGCCTGGCAACCCCGCCGACTATAGTGGCCTATGTGTTGGGCCCGAGCTCACTGCACTAGGCAGCTTCTACCTGTACTGTGGCCAAGAGGGGCTGCAGTGTGGGGGCTACTCGCCCTGCCCCATGCTCCCTGAGGGCAAGCTATCCCCAGTGGCTGCACCTCAAGAAGAGGGGCTCCTCTTAGCCCCGAGCTCAGTGCCCTCAGGCACCCCTTTTCAGCACCCTCCCTGGGGCTCCTCTCGCTACTGCTCTAGTGAGGACACTGGAGTGAATGGCTACAGCATCTGCGGAGTGTTGCCCCTGTCTGTCACCCGCGCTGGCACTACCTGTGGCGGCTGCCCATACAAAATGCCTTTTGCAGCAGGTGAGGCTTCCTGGGTCCGGGATATACTGAGGAGTCTCAGAGACACAGCATCCCAGGAGGTTGGGCTGTTGATCTGAGCAGGGGTCTCCCTTGGGGTCTGGCTGCTAACTGGAAGGTAGGGGCTTTCAGAAGCGAGAACTCCCGTAGTCTGTGCCCCAAGCAGAGGAGCATTCCCAAGAACAGGGCCCCATGTATAGTTGTGGACAGCCTTGCTCTTCCCAGGCTGCCTGTGGAGATTCTTGGCCTGACAATTAGGTAGCATTGCAGTGGTACAGGCCACAGGAAGGCCTCTCTTCCCTCCTCATCCTGGGATACTTCTTCTTAGACTCTGAATAGCAGGTTAGTTATTGGAATTAGGACTTTTACCAAACTGTTCTAATGGCCTGGCCCTTCTGCCCTCCTCGAGGAAAGCTAGAATTCCTTACTTTCTAGAAACCAGTACTCTCTGCATGCAGGTGAAGTTCAGTATTCATGGGAAGAGTGGTAGGTACCAGGCTCAGTAGGTGGTACCTACTGCACAGGGCAGCTTTTCCCTGGCTATACAGGCCTTGAAAAAGAAGTGCCCAGACTGAGCATCACTTTGCTGGGTGTGGATAGAGAGGGTACACCGtgagaacagacaaacagagttCCCTGACGTGGATGGAACGCAATCAGGGCCCACAGCTTTGGTGTCTGCCTGCCTGACAAGACCCAGACACCTGCCCATGCTCCGGCTGTTGAGACACTCCCAGAATCATTTCTCTTCCCTAAACTGGCAGAGGTATCCTCACCTGCCTCTCCAggctccctgcctgcctcctgggtGGAAATGAGACGTCCTGGCCAGCAGGTCTGGCCTGCTGCTGGGGAGGTGAGGGCTGAACCTTCCAGATCTCCCTTCCCCCCACATCCTTCCTTGTAGGGGTCTATAAAACAACTTTATAGACCAGTTGGCCCTGGCCAGACTGGTTATTTCAGGTTGTGGCTTGAGTTAGAGTTCTTGTGACATGAGAACAGGCTGCTGCTGAgggttttccttctttttttgtgcCATTCCCCAAGTCTAGACCCTCATCCTCTCCCCCTAATAATAAGGACACCAGTAAACACCacgtaccaggcactgttctaagtgctttacatatggGAGGCTGCTTGCCACGTAATTGAGCACAGACTCTGGAACCAGACTGCCTGGAGTGGAATGTTCTCCCCCACTTCCCTAGCCATGTGACTATGGGACAAGTCAGTAGctgctctgtgtctcagttttcttaactataaaatgggggtaatgaTACCTACCGCGTAGGGGTTTtgtaaggatgaaatgagttaatgtgTTCATAAAAAAACCAGTCAGTTACCAAATGTATGTGATATTTGTAACTACTATTTATATTGCTTTGAGGGTTAGGtgacttgcctgaagtcacatggctagtaagtggcagaacccaGGCTGTCTGATTCCAGAACCCCTATTCTCAAGCATTATGAAAGCCTTAGAAAATTAAtatcagggccaggcgcagtggctcatgcctgtaatcctagcacttcgggagactgaggcgggcagattgcctgagctcagtaggttgagaccagcctgtctaacgtggtgaaaccttatctctactaaacgtacaaaaaaattagctgggtgtgatggtgggcacctgtagtcccagctactcaggaggctgaggcaggagaaatacatgaacccgggaggcggaggttgcagtgagccaagatagagccactgcactccagcctgggcaacagagcgagactgtctcaaaaaaaaaaaaaaaaaaaaaaaaatgttaaaaaggatGTTCCAACCACCTCTCTTTCAGACTGAAAGGGGAGATGACCAATCTCCAAGATCAGGAAACACCCCTGTCCCCTTAGAGAGTCACTCTGACAGTCCACCATAAAAAGGCCTCTGATCCCATTGGCCACCTCATTGGCCTTTGGTTGCACACTTAGAATTAAGACAGGAGCAGGCTCTGAAACAGATGGGTGATGGGGGTCCTGTCCTGACCCATTCTCTCCCTTTC
This region includes:
- the BAHD1 gene encoding bromo adjacent homology domain-containing 1 protein isoform X2, with the translated sequence MTHTRRKSLPMLSSGPSGRREPLQMEDSNMEQGAEGVEPGMPESPGHLTGRRKNYPLRKRPLVPEKPKACKVLLTRLENVAGPRSADEADELPPDLPKPPSPAPSSEDPGLAQPRKRRLASLNAEALNNLLLEREDTGSLAGTRRSRAGDPHRSRDRDRATGGWSSSKKRPRLGDLGGGSRDLSPEPAPDEGPRRDGDPAPKRLASLNAAAFLKLSQERELPLRLPRAHAEVDGRSTEPPAPKAPRPKWPKVNGKNYPKAWQGASSGEAAGPPGWQGCPDESWPSTTPRGPSIQPSHQPLSKALESPLGLRPHLPLLMGGQAALKPEPGRPGEESPAPKQELHQPSFPTPQLSPLPMPGNPADYSGLCVGPELTALGSFYLYCGQEGLQCGGYSPCPMLPEGKLSPVAAPQEEGLLLAPSSVPSGTPFQHPPWGSSRYCSSEDTGVNGYSICGVLPLSVTRAGTTCGGCPYKMPFAAGCRSLSQLEFPLPEAGHPASPAHPLLGCPVPSVPPAAEPVPHLQTPTSEPQTVARACPQSAKPPSGSKSGLRTGSSCRHTARSKAARRPSHPKQPRVQRPRPRRRRRRRTNGWVPVGAACEKAVYVLDEPEPAIRKSYQAVERHGETIRVRDTVLLKSGPRKTSTPYVAKISALWENPESGELMMSLLWYYRPEHLQGGRSPSMHEPLQNEVFASRHQDQNSVACIEEKCYVLTFAEYCRFCAMAKRRGEGLPSRKTALVPPSADYSTPPHRTVPEDTDPELVFLCRHVYDFRHGRILKNPQ
- the BAHD1 gene encoding bromo adjacent homology domain-containing 1 protein isoform X3 — encoded protein: MTHTRRKSLPMLSSGPSGRREPLQMEDSNMEQGAEGVEPGMPESPGHLTGRRKNYPLRKRPLVPEKPKACKVLLTRLENVAGPRSADEADELPPDLPKPPSPAPSSEDPGLAQPRKRRLASLNAEALNNLLLEREDTGSLAGTRRSRAGDPHRSRDRDRATGGWSSSKKRPRLGDLGGGSRDLSPEPAPDEGPRRDGDPAPKRLASLNAAAFLKLSQERELPLRLPRAHAEVDGRSTEPPAPKAPRPKWPKVNGKNYPKAWQGASSGEAAGPPGWQGCPDESWPSTTPRGPSIQPSHQPLSKALESPLGLRPHLPLLMGGQAALKPEPGRPGEESPAPKQELHQPSFPTPQLSPLPMPGNPADYSGLCVGPELTALGSFYLYCGQEGLQCGGYSPCPMLPEGKLSPVAAPQEEGLLLAPSSVPSGTPFQHPPWGSSRYCSSEDTGVNGYSICGVLPLSVTRAGTTCGGCPYKMPFAAEGCRSLSQLEFPLPEAGHPASPAHPLLGCPVPSVPPAAEPVPHLQTPTSEPQTVARACPQSAKPPSGSKSGLRTGSSCRHTARSKAARRPSHPKQPRVQRPRPRRRRRRRTNGWVPVGAACEKAVYVLDEPEPAIRKSYQAVERHGETIRVRDTVLLKSGPRKTSTPYVAKISALWENPESGELMMSLLWYYRPEHLQGGRSPSMHENEVFASRHQDQNSVACIEEKCYVLTFAEYCRFCAMAKRRGEGLPSRKTALVPPSADYSTPPHRTVPEDTDPELVFLCRHVYDFRHGRILKNPQ
- the BAHD1 gene encoding bromo adjacent homology domain-containing 1 protein isoform X1, with the protein product MTHTRRKSLPMLSSGPSGRREPLQMEDSNMEQGAEGVEPGMPESPGHLTGRRKNYPLRKRPLVPEKPKACKVLLTRLENVAGPRSADEADELPPDLPKPPSPAPSSEDPGLAQPRKRRLASLNAEALNNLLLEREDTGSLAGTRRSRAGDPHRSRDRDRATGGWSSSKKRPRLGDLGGGSRDLSPEPAPDEGPRRDGDPAPKRLASLNAAAFLKLSQERELPLRLPRAHAEVDGRSTEPPAPKAPRPKWPKVNGKNYPKAWQGASSGEAAGPPGWQGCPDESWPSTTPRGPSIQPSHQPLSKALESPLGLRPHLPLLMGGQAALKPEPGRPGEESPAPKQELHQPSFPTPQLSPLPMPGNPADYSGLCVGPELTALGSFYLYCGQEGLQCGGYSPCPMLPEGKLSPVAAPQEEGLLLAPSSVPSGTPFQHPPWGSSRYCSSEDTGVNGYSICGVLPLSVTRAGTTCGGCPYKMPFAAEGCRSLSQLEFPLPEAGHPASPAHPLLGCPVPSVPPAAEPVPHLQTPTSEPQTVARACPQSAKPPSGSKSGLRTGSSCRHTARSKAARRPSHPKQPRVQRPRPRRRRRRRTNGWVPVGAACEKAVYVLDEPEPAIRKSYQAVERHGETIRVRDTVLLKSGPRKTSTPYVAKISALWENPESGELMMSLLWYYRPEHLQGGRSPSMHEPLQNEVFASRHQDQNSVACIEEKCYVLTFAEYCRFCAMAKRRGEGLPSRKTALVPPSADYSTPPHRTVPEDTDPELVFLCRHVYDFRHGRILKNPQ